One Gammaproteobacteria bacterium DNA segment encodes these proteins:
- the dapC gene encoding succinyldiaminopimelate transaminase, whose product MNPDLSQLKPYPFERLRHLKEGISPPADLPHIPLSIGEPKHAPPTFVVDELIAHLHGLATYPTTRGSDELREAIARWATRRFGLPPDSLDPGRHVLPVNGTREALFAFAQVMVERGHEPLVLMPNPFYQIYEGAAILAGARPVYLNCDAANGFIPDYDAVPEEQWRHCDLLYICSPANPTGAVTPLETLQALIHKAHRYGFVIAADECYSEIYRDEDAPPPGLLEAASAMGVRDFEHCIVFHSLSKRSNLPGLRSGFVAGEPRLIEQFFTYRTYHGCSMSPPTQAASVHAWCDEAHVADNREHYRRKFEQVVDILAPVMELEYPAAAFYLWPRTPVDDAVFAHGLFANRHVTVLPGSYLSRETAAGNPGAGYVRMALVAPLEDCVEAAYRIRDYITHEF is encoded by the coding sequence ATGAACCCGGATCTCTCACAGCTCAAGCCCTATCCCTTCGAGCGACTGCGACACCTCAAGGAAGGCATCTCGCCGCCCGCCGATCTCCCTCATATTCCCCTGTCCATCGGCGAACCCAAACACGCGCCGCCCACCTTCGTGGTGGACGAATTGATCGCCCATCTCCACGGCCTGGCGACATATCCCACCACCCGGGGCAGTGACGAACTCCGGGAGGCCATCGCGCGCTGGGCCACCCGGCGCTTTGGCCTACCCCCCGACAGCCTGGATCCCGGGCGCCACGTGCTGCCCGTGAACGGCACCCGCGAGGCCCTGTTCGCCTTCGCCCAGGTCATGGTGGAGCGTGGCCATGAGCCGCTGGTACTCATGCCGAATCCGTTCTACCAGATCTACGAGGGTGCGGCCATCCTGGCCGGCGCCCGACCCGTCTATCTCAACTGCGACGCCGCCAACGGCTTCATTCCCGACTACGATGCCGTGCCCGAAGAGCAATGGCGGCACTGTGATCTTCTCTATATCTGCTCCCCCGCCAACCCCACCGGCGCGGTGACTCCCCTGGAGACTTTGCAGGCACTGATTCACAAAGCCCATCGTTACGGCTTCGTCATTGCCGCGGACGAGTGCTACTCGGAGATCTACCGCGACGAGGATGCGCCACCACCCGGCCTGCTGGAGGCGGCGAGCGCCATGGGGGTCCGCGACTTCGAACACTGCATCGTCTTTCACAGCCTGTCCAAGCGATCCAATCTGCCGGGGCTGCGTTCCGGATTCGTGGCCGGCGAGCCACGACTCATCGAACAATTCTTCACCTACCGGACCTATCACGGTTGTTCCATGTCACCACCCACCCAGGCGGCGAGTGTCCACGCCTGGTGCGACGAAGCCCACGTGGCGGATAACCGCGAACATTATCGGCGCAAGTTCGAGCAGGTGGTGGACATCCTGGCCCCGGTGATGGAATTGGAATATCCCGCCGCGGCCTTCTACCTGTGGCCGCGCACGCCGGTGGACGATGCGGTTTTCGCACACGGGTTGTTCGCCAACCGTCATGTCACCGTCCTGCCCGGCTCCTATCTGTCGCGGGAAACCGCCGCGGGCAATCCCGGCGCGGGCTATGTGCGCATGGCCCTGGTGGCACCATTGGAAGACTGCGTGGAGGCGGCATACCGTATTCGTGACTACATCACCCACGAATTCTGA
- a CDS encoding VOC family protein, with product MAPAGGRTVRIDHVSVVVEDVGGALTFYEGILGLAVDHGRPDLGYPGAWLDVGGQQIHLLQVPNPDPISGRPAHGGRDRHIALRVADLEGLEDRLEAAGVPYTPSRSGRAALFCRDPDGNAVELIAE from the coding sequence ATGGCTCCTGCTGGAGGACGGACTGTGCGAATAGACCATGTGAGCGTGGTGGTGGAGGATGTGGGAGGCGCCCTCACATTCTATGAAGGGATCCTCGGACTCGCCGTTGATCATGGGCGACCCGATCTCGGATATCCCGGGGCGTGGCTGGATGTGGGTGGGCAGCAGATCCATCTGCTCCAGGTCCCCAATCCGGACCCCATCAGCGGACGTCCCGCCCATGGCGGTCGCGACCGCCACATCGCCTTGCGGGTGGCCGATCTGGAGGGACTCGAGGACAGGCTGGAAGCGGCGGGGGTACCTTATACCCCGAGTCGGTCGGGCCGTGCCGCCCTGTTCTGCCGGGACCCCGACGGCAACGCCGTCGAACTCATCGCCGAATGA
- the queG gene encoding tRNA epoxyqueuosine(34) reductase QueG has product MNRNIPDAAGLATRIRSWGRELGFQRVGFCDTDLSADEARLMDWLAAGRHGDMSYMARHGTRRSRPAELLPGTITVISVRMDYLPADDVDPFALLGRAERGYISRYALGRDYHKVMRGRLKGLARRIENEVGAHGWRVFVDSAPVLEKPLAGKAGQGWMGKHTNILDRAAGSWFFLGEIYTDLALPTDTPVDDHCGTCSRCIGACPTGAITAPYELDARLCISYLTIEHHGPIPVALRPLMGNRIYGCDDCQLVCPWNRFASPTSEPDFRPRHGLADPDLVALFAWTEAEFLQRTEGSPIRRIGHVRWLRNIAVALGNAPPSPRITAALRSRLEHPHPLVREHTRWALDRQVGHADD; this is encoded by the coding sequence ATGAACAGGAATATCCCGGACGCCGCCGGCCTGGCGACGCGGATCCGTTCCTGGGGCCGAGAACTCGGCTTTCAGCGGGTGGGGTTCTGCGATACCGATCTGTCGGCGGACGAGGCGCGGCTCATGGACTGGCTGGCCGCCGGGCGCCATGGCGACATGTCGTACATGGCCCGCCACGGCACCAGGCGCTCCCGGCCAGCGGAACTGCTGCCCGGCACGATCACCGTGATCTCGGTGCGCATGGACTATCTCCCCGCGGACGATGTGGACCCTTTCGCGCTCCTCGGCCGCGCTGAACGGGGCTACATCTCCCGCTACGCCCTCGGCAGGGACTACCACAAGGTGATGCGCGGGCGCCTCAAGGGCCTTGCCCGGCGCATCGAAAACGAGGTGGGGGCCCACGGCTGGCGAGTGTTCGTGGACAGCGCCCCGGTGCTGGAGAAGCCCCTGGCGGGCAAGGCCGGCCAGGGCTGGATGGGCAAACACACCAACATCCTGGATCGCGCCGCCGGCTCCTGGTTCTTCCTGGGGGAGATCTACACCGACCTGGCGTTGCCGACGGATACACCAGTGGACGACCACTGCGGCACCTGTAGCCGATGCATCGGCGCCTGCCCCACGGGGGCCATCACGGCACCTTACGAGCTGGATGCCCGGTTATGCATCTCCTACCTCACCATCGAGCATCATGGCCCCATCCCGGTGGCGCTCCGCCCTCTCATGGGCAATCGCATCTACGGCTGCGACGATTGCCAGCTGGTATGCCCCTGGAACCGCTTCGCCAGCCCCACCTCGGAGCCGGATTTCCGGCCCCGGCATGGACTCGCCGATCCGGACCTGGTAGCGCTGTTCGCGTGGACCGAGGCGGAATTCCTCCAACGCACCGAGGGCAGCCCCATCCGCCGCATCGGCCATGTACGCTGGCTGCGCAACATCGCGGTGGCCCTCGGTAATGCGCCGCCGTCGCCGCGCATCACGGCGGCCCTGAGATCACGCCTCGAACATCCTCACCCCCTGGTGCGCGAACATACCCGCTGGGCGCTGGACCGCCAGGTGGGACACGCAGACGATTAG
- the leuD gene encoding 3-isopropylmalate dehydratase small subunit, with protein sequence MERFTKMTGLVAPLDRANVDTDAIIPKQFLKSIKRTGFGPNLFDEWRYLDHGEPGQDCTARPLNPAFILNQDRYRGASILLARENFGCGSSREHAPWALMDYGFRVIIAPSYADIFYNNSFKNGLLPIVLEGARVAELFDEVERTPGYSLTVDLRQQTLTTPSGVELAFDIEPFRRHCLLEGLDEIGLTLEHAGAIRAYEERRRNETPWLFTGVGE encoded by the coding sequence ATGGAACGATTCACGAAAATGACCGGTCTGGTGGCGCCGCTGGATCGCGCCAACGTGGATACGGACGCCATCATCCCGAAGCAGTTCCTCAAGTCCATCAAGCGCACCGGTTTCGGGCCCAACCTCTTCGACGAGTGGCGCTATCTGGACCACGGGGAGCCCGGCCAGGATTGTACTGCGCGGCCGTTGAATCCCGCCTTCATCCTCAACCAGGATCGCTATCGTGGGGCCTCCATCCTGCTCGCCCGGGAGAACTTCGGTTGCGGCTCCAGCCGCGAGCACGCCCCTTGGGCCCTGATGGATTACGGTTTTCGCGTCATCATCGCACCGAGCTATGCCGACATCTTCTATAACAACAGTTTCAAGAACGGCCTGCTGCCCATCGTCCTGGAGGGGGCGCGGGTCGCCGAACTTTTCGACGAGGTGGAGCGGACGCCGGGCTACAGCCTGACGGTGGATCTCCGGCAACAGACCCTGACGACGCCCTCGGGGGTGGAGCTGGCCTTCGACATCGAGCCGTTCCGGCGCCACTGCCTGCTGGAGGGGCTGGATGAGATCGGGCTGACCCTCGAACACGCTGGCGCCATCCGGGCCTATGAGGAGCGCCGCCGTAACGAGACGCCGTGGCTGTTCACGGGGGTGGGAGAATGA
- the leuB gene encoding 3-isopropylmalate dehydrogenase encodes MSACLLILPGDGIGPEIVAEARKVLDALCAEGGLELAMENGLVGGAAIDAEGVPLPAQTLAAARGADAILLGAVGGPRWEHLDIAMRPEKGLLGLRRELGLFANLRPAVLYPQLAAASSLKAEVVAGLDIMIVRELTGGIYFGQPRGIRTNERGEREGFNTLVYSESEIERIARAAFDIAMKRGRRLCSVDKANVLEATELWREVVNGVAGDYPEVTVNHMYVDNAAMQLVRAPKQFDVIVTTNMFGDILSDQAAMLTGSIGMLPSASLDAVAKGMYEPIHGSAPDIAGQGVANPLATILSVAMMLRYTLGRPELAERVEAAVSRVLEQGLRTADIAAGSAGVGTAEMGDAVVAALQAT; translated from the coding sequence ATGAGCGCGTGCCTGCTGATCCTGCCGGGTGACGGCATCGGGCCGGAGATCGTCGCCGAGGCCCGCAAGGTCCTGGACGCTTTATGTGCCGAGGGCGGCCTGGAGCTGGCGATGGAGAACGGCCTGGTGGGGGGCGCCGCCATCGACGCCGAGGGGGTCCCGCTGCCGGCGCAGACCCTGGCGGCGGCCCGGGGCGCCGACGCCATCCTCCTGGGGGCCGTGGGCGGGCCCCGCTGGGAGCACCTCGATATCGCCATGCGGCCGGAAAAGGGCCTGCTGGGCCTGCGCCGGGAACTGGGCCTGTTCGCCAATTTGCGCCCGGCCGTGCTGTACCCGCAACTGGCGGCGGCCTCGTCCCTCAAGGCCGAGGTGGTGGCGGGTCTGGACATCATGATCGTGCGCGAACTCACCGGCGGCATCTATTTCGGCCAGCCCCGCGGTATACGGACCAATGAACGGGGCGAGCGTGAGGGCTTCAACACCCTCGTCTATAGTGAAAGCGAGATCGAGCGCATCGCCCGCGCGGCCTTCGACATCGCCATGAAGCGCGGCCGCCGCCTGTGCTCGGTGGACAAGGCGAACGTGCTGGAGGCCACGGAGTTGTGGCGTGAGGTGGTGAATGGGGTGGCCGGGGATTATCCCGAGGTGACGGTGAACCATATGTATGTGGACAACGCAGCGATGCAGCTGGTGAGGGCGCCCAAGCAGTTCGACGTCATCGTCACCACCAACATGTTCGGCGATATCCTGTCCGACCAGGCAGCCATGTTGACGGGCTCCATCGGCATGCTGCCCTCCGCCTCCCTGGATGCCGTCGCCAAGGGCATGTATGAGCCCATTCACGGCTCGGCGCCGGATATCGCCGGTCAGGGAGTGGCGAATCCCCTGGCCACCATCCTTTCGGTGGCCATGATGCTGCGCTACACCCTGGGGCGGCCGGAACTGGCCGAACGGGTGGAGGCGGCGGTGAGTCGGGTGCTGGAGCAGGGCCTGCGGACGGCCGATATCGCGGCTGGGAGTGCCGGCGTCGGCACCGCCGAGATGGGCGATGCCGTGGTTGCGGCGTTGCAGGCGACATAG
- the asd gene encoding aspartate-semialdehyde dehydrogenase, which yields MKRIGFVGWRGMVGSVLMERMGAEDDFAHIDEPVFFTTSQVGQAGPDIGRSIPPLQDASDLEALSTLDAVVSCQGGDYTAAVYHRLRAAGWQGYWIDAASSLRMADDSVIVLDPVNRGLVDEALESGVKTFVGGNCTVSLMLMALGGLFEEGLVEWVSSMTYQAASGAGARHMRELITQMGTLWQASEALLEDPASAILDIDRSVAETMRSDDFPRQEFGVPLAGSLIPWIDRALENGQSREEWKGQAETNKILGRGSDPVPVDGICVRVGAMRCHSQAFTIKLSRDLPLSDIETLIEKANDWVRVVPNEREISIRELSPAAVTGGLAIPVGRLRKMNMGNEYLSAFTVGDQLLWGAAEPLRRMLRIVLE from the coding sequence ATGAAACGCATCGGTTTCGTGGGTTGGCGGGGCATGGTGGGCTCCGTTCTGATGGAGCGTATGGGGGCGGAGGACGATTTCGCGCATATCGATGAGCCCGTCTTTTTTACCACCTCCCAGGTGGGCCAGGCCGGTCCGGATATCGGCCGGTCCATCCCCCCCCTGCAGGACGCGAGTGATCTGGAGGCCCTCTCGACCCTGGATGCGGTGGTGAGCTGTCAGGGCGGCGACTATACGGCCGCTGTCTATCACAGGCTGCGGGCAGCCGGCTGGCAGGGTTACTGGATCGACGCGGCCTCCAGCCTGCGTATGGCGGACGACAGCGTCATCGTGCTGGATCCCGTCAACCGGGGCCTCGTGGACGAGGCCCTCGAGTCCGGTGTGAAGACCTTCGTGGGTGGCAACTGTACGGTGAGCCTGATGCTCATGGCCCTGGGCGGTCTTTTCGAGGAGGGGCTGGTGGAATGGGTGAGTTCCATGACCTATCAGGCGGCGTCCGGAGCCGGTGCCCGGCACATGCGGGAACTCATTACCCAGATGGGCACCCTGTGGCAGGCCTCGGAGGCGCTGCTCGAGGATCCGGCGAGCGCCATCCTGGACATCGACCGGAGTGTGGCCGAGACCATGAGGAGTGACGATTTTCCGCGCCAGGAGTTCGGCGTACCCCTGGCCGGCAGTCTCATCCCCTGGATCGATCGGGCGCTGGAGAACGGCCAGAGCCGGGAGGAATGGAAGGGCCAGGCGGAGACCAACAAGATCCTGGGGCGCGGGTCCGATCCGGTGCCTGTCGATGGTATCTGCGTGCGGGTGGGGGCGATGCGCTGCCACAGCCAGGCCTTTACCATCAAGCTTAGCCGCGATCTGCCGCTGTCCGATATCGAGACCCTCATAGAGAAGGCCAACGACTGGGTACGGGTGGTCCCCAACGAGCGTGAGATCTCCATCAGGGAACTCAGCCCGGCGGCGGTCACCGGCGGTCTGGCTATTCCGGTGGGGCGCCTGCGCAAGATGAATATGGGCAACGAGTACCTTTCGGCCTTCACGGTGGGTGACCAGTTGTTGTGGGGAGCCGCCGAGCCCTTGCGCCGCATGTTGCGGATAGTCCTGGAATGA